A genomic region of Leptotrichia hofstadii contains the following coding sequences:
- the dnaB gene encoding replicative DNA helicase, with product MGLYDLEEEENSKPFSIEAEEALLGSIFINPNVIGDVVDIVTSEDFYKNNYKLIFSEMVKAYNIGKIIDVLLIIESLKKQEMMDEVGGEDIIYDLTEVVPTAANAMNYAQIVKDKSIQRQLIGIGEEIVKMAVRGYEDVDKMLDKSESMIFKIAESKQKKDIVPLFELVQGKVTQMDNYSESKGKITGISSGFDRYDSITSGFHGSDLLILAARPAMGKTAFALNLAINVARQGKGVLIYSLEMGNEQLFDRLVASEAKIRLKALKDSTMTPEELVNLGSGLGRLSEMPIYISDSSSVTMLEIKATARRLKSEGKLDFMLIDYLQLINPSENSRKSREQEISEISRSLKILAKELNIPIVTLSQLSRGVEQRVDKRPILSDLRESGAIEQDADMVMFLYRDKYYHKDTAPEVDNMNVPSKYLSASQEVPKDNENELEKVELIIGKHRSGPTGTIELGFRPSYQQFVNVVDDEFVPPAE from the coding sequence ATGGGATTGTATGATTTAGAAGAAGAAGAAAACAGTAAGCCGTTTAGTATTGAAGCTGAAGAGGCTTTGCTTGGATCTATCTTTATAAATCCTAATGTTATTGGAGATGTTGTCGATATTGTAACATCTGAGGACTTTTACAAAAATAATTATAAGCTGATTTTCTCAGAAATGGTAAAGGCTTATAATATTGGGAAAATAATTGATGTGCTTTTAATTATTGAATCGCTGAAAAAGCAGGAAATGATGGATGAAGTTGGGGGCGAGGACATTATTTACGATTTGACGGAAGTTGTGCCGACTGCTGCAAATGCGATGAACTACGCTCAAATTGTAAAAGATAAATCTATACAGCGGCAATTAATAGGCATTGGGGAAGAGATCGTCAAAATGGCTGTGCGTGGTTACGAAGATGTCGATAAAATGCTAGATAAATCAGAGAGCATGATTTTTAAAATTGCTGAATCTAAGCAGAAAAAGGACATTGTCCCTTTATTTGAGCTTGTTCAAGGCAAAGTTACACAAATGGACAATTATAGTGAGAGCAAAGGCAAGATAACTGGTATTTCTTCGGGATTTGATAGATATGACAGCATAACCAGCGGGTTTCATGGCTCTGACTTATTAATTCTTGCGGCACGTCCTGCCATGGGGAAAACAGCTTTTGCCTTAAATTTGGCTATAAATGTTGCACGACAGGGAAAAGGAGTACTTATATACAGTTTGGAAATGGGAAATGAGCAATTGTTTGACAGGCTTGTAGCGAGTGAGGCAAAAATACGGCTAAAAGCTCTAAAAGACAGCACGATGACACCAGAAGAACTTGTAAATCTGGGAAGCGGATTAGGTCGGCTTTCTGAAATGCCAATTTATATTTCAGATTCCTCAAGTGTGACAATGTTGGAAATAAAGGCCACTGCACGGCGATTAAAATCCGAAGGGAAATTAGACTTTATGTTAATTGACTACTTGCAGTTAATTAATCCATCTGAAAATTCAAGAAAAAGCAGGGAACAGGAAATATCTGAAATTTCACGTTCATTAAAAATATTGGCAAAAGAGCTGAATATCCCAATTGTAACACTTTCACAGCTATCACGTGGAGTAGAGCAGAGAGTGGATAAAAGACCAATTTTGTCAGATTTGCGGGAATCAGGGGCAATCGAGCAGGATGCAGATATGGTAATGTTTTTATATCGTGATAAATACTATCATAAAGACACTGCTCCTGAAGTAGACAACATGAATGTTCCGTCAAAATATCTAAGTGCATCACAGGAAGTCCCAAAAGATAATGAAAATGAACTTGAAAAAGTGGAACTAATAATTGGTAAACATAGAAGCGGGCCGACTGGAACTATAGAATTAGGATTTAGACCAAGCTATCAACAGTTTGTAAACGTTGTAGACGATGAATTTGTACCGCCTGCTGAATAA
- a CDS encoding peptidase U32 family protein → METKKRVELLAPAGNMEKLKTAFHFGADACFVGGSAFNLRGMSSNFKNKELKEAVDYVHSLGKKIYVTLNIFAHNTEIEYMPRFIKKLDEFGVDAVIVADLGVFQMVRQHAPNMKIHVSTQANNTNWMSVKTWKDMGAKRVILAREMSLKEIKTIREKVPDVEIEVFIHGAMCMAYSGRCLLSNYFTNRDANRGICAQDCRWNYKVIAEGHEETGAHDIVENEEGTYMFNAKDLCSIEFIDKVLETGVDSLKIEGRMKSIYYNSTVVKQYKRALDNYYSGNYKYDPDWLKELKTISHRQYSNGFYLGPTSEKDQNYETGLSYSQTYRLVANVLEKVDTNKYKIQIRNKVYATETLELVRPIGDAVKFKVENFLNTKNNEFQEYVNPNTIAIIETDVEMGPMDLIRIKLPEGQSDSDMDTAEF, encoded by the coding sequence ATGGAAACAAAAAAAAGAGTAGAATTATTGGCACCAGCTGGAAATATGGAAAAGTTAAAAACAGCTTTTCATTTTGGAGCTGATGCCTGTTTTGTTGGAGGAAGCGCTTTCAACTTGAGAGGAATGTCTTCAAACTTTAAAAATAAAGAATTAAAGGAAGCCGTGGACTATGTTCACAGTTTAGGTAAAAAAATATATGTTACACTAAATATTTTTGCACATAATACAGAGATCGAATATATGCCAAGATTTATAAAAAAACTTGATGAATTTGGCGTGGATGCGGTAATTGTGGCTGATCTAGGAGTTTTCCAGATGGTTAGGCAGCATGCTCCGAATATGAAAATTCATGTAAGTACTCAAGCAAATAATACAAACTGGATGAGTGTAAAAACTTGGAAGGATATGGGAGCAAAAAGAGTTATTTTAGCTAGAGAAATGTCGTTAAAAGAAATAAAAACTATTCGTGAAAAAGTACCTGATGTGGAAATTGAAGTATTTATTCATGGAGCAATGTGTATGGCTTATTCAGGAAGATGCCTATTAAGCAACTACTTTACAAACCGTGATGCAAACCGTGGAATCTGTGCACAGGATTGCCGTTGGAATTATAAGGTAATTGCGGAAGGGCATGAGGAAACTGGGGCTCACGATATTGTAGAAAATGAAGAAGGGACATATATGTTTAACGCTAAAGATTTATGTTCCATCGAGTTTATTGACAAAGTTCTTGAAACTGGTGTGGATTCATTAAAAATTGAAGGAAGAATGAAAAGTATCTACTACAATTCAACAGTAGTAAAACAATATAAAAGAGCATTGGATAATTATTATTCAGGAAATTACAAATATGATCCAGACTGGCTGAAGGAACTTAAAACAATCAGCCATAGACAATATTCAAATGGATTTTATTTAGGACCGACTTCTGAAAAGGATCAAAATTATGAAACAGGACTTTCTTATAGCCAAACATATAGACTTGTTGCAAATGTACTTGAAAAAGTTGATACAAATAAATATAAAATTCAGATAAGAAATAAAGTTTATGCAACTGAAACTTTGGAATTGGTACGTCCAATTGGAGATGCTGTTAAATTCAAAGTAGAAAACTTTTTAAACACAAAAAATAACGAATTTCAAGAATATGTAAATCCAAATACAATCGCTATTATTGAGACTGATGTGGAAATGGGACCGATGGATTTAATTAGAATTAAACTGCCTGAAGGACAGTCTGACAGTGATATGGACACTGCTGAATTTTAA
- a CDS encoding response regulator transcription factor — translation MREKILVIEDDPKISRLLEIELKFEGFDVFFAYDGKEGLNMAKYGSYDIILLDVMLPKMSGMEVCKRIRETSQVPIIMLTAKDEISDKVVGFDYGADDYMTKPFSNEELLARIKALLRRTKKSVVHKGIFEFEDLTINYSTYEVFREYGKNLIQLSKREFELLDFLVLNKGIVLSRDKILEEVWGFDYIGNDNILDLYIKYLRDKIDRPYERKFIQTVRGIGFIFK, via the coding sequence ATGAGAGAAAAAATATTAGTAATTGAAGATGATCCTAAAATTTCGAGATTACTTGAAATCGAATTAAAATTTGAAGGGTTTGATGTATTTTTTGCATACGATGGTAAAGAAGGTCTAAATATGGCAAAATATGGTTCGTATGACATCATCTTGCTAGATGTTATGCTTCCTAAGATGAGTGGAATGGAAGTATGTAAAAGGATAAGGGAAACTTCACAAGTACCTATCATTATGCTTACTGCAAAAGATGAAATTAGTGACAAAGTAGTTGGATTTGACTATGGAGCAGATGACTACATGACAAAACCATTCTCAAATGAAGAATTGCTTGCGAGAATAAAAGCTCTTCTTAGAAGAACTAAAAAATCTGTTGTTCATAAAGGAATATTTGAATTTGAAGATTTGACAATTAACTATTCAACTTATGAAGTGTTCAGAGAATACGGAAAAAATCTAATTCAACTTTCAAAAAGAGAATTTGAATTACTTGATTTTTTAGTGTTAAATAAAGGTATTGTTCTATCAAGAGATAAAATCTTGGAAGAAGTTTGGGGATTTGATTATATCGGAAATGATAATATTCTTGATTTGTATATTAAATATTTAAGAGATAAAATTGACAGACCTTATGAGAGAAAATTTATTCAGACTGTAAGAGGAATTGGATTTATTTTTAAATAA
- a CDS encoding sensor histidine kinase, with amino-acid sequence MKNLKLEDRISANYALLFLVLILVSNIILVYSLQRQSNKMLEVSAGSKMEEINSFLDKVGIFSDKTNVLTLDFNPEIVEGKKVIHVKPFNPGEENYLYVLEIKQNKDSVIPINTVGDTDTEEASMTNEKMVDLLESYNLKDNVSDGKIINIEKNKYFVFKVSREIKNYKFNIYTLKNVTQENKIYKRLEYLVILFTIIGVVITIIVSKIMSRRILKPINNVIKTAKSISTDDLSKRIEIPKEEDELQNLTLIINEMLDRLETSFENQTKFVSDASHELRTPLAIIKGYAEIIRKRGTADIDIFVESIDSIISETDNMRNLIQKLLFLAKGEITKINTKFIDIDANEMVHQIHSDTVVSTKTHSFHLEMGENYKIKGDETLLQQAIRALIENAAKYSEPNTNIYIKSFIKDGFGWISIQDEGVGISDEDAKRIFDRFYRVDLSRTKATGGTGLGLAIVKRIVEIHNGRIEINSKMNKGTEISIVLPIGETDTAVSEETAKNVKKNKLEKKAVFSFLKKESEKENKRKNKKNRKEV; translated from the coding sequence ATGAAAAATTTAAAATTAGAAGATCGTATTTCAGCAAATTACGCTCTTCTATTTTTGGTATTAATATTAGTTTCTAATATTATTCTTGTTTATTCACTGCAAAGGCAGTCAAATAAAATGCTTGAAGTTTCTGCAGGCAGTAAAATGGAGGAAATAAACAGTTTTCTGGATAAAGTTGGAATTTTTTCTGACAAGACGAATGTTCTTACACTTGATTTTAATCCTGAAATTGTGGAAGGAAAGAAAGTCATCCACGTAAAGCCGTTTAATCCTGGCGAAGAGAATTATCTGTATGTTCTTGAAATAAAGCAGAACAAGGATTCGGTAATTCCTATTAATACGGTTGGAGATACAGATACGGAAGAAGCCTCCATGACCAACGAAAAAATGGTTGATTTGCTTGAAAGCTATAATTTAAAGGATAACGTTTCGGATGGGAAAATAATAAATATTGAAAAAAATAAATATTTTGTCTTCAAGGTAAGCCGTGAAATAAAAAATTATAAATTTAATATTTATACTTTAAAGAATGTAACGCAGGAAAATAAAATTTATAAAAGGCTGGAATATCTTGTTATCCTGTTTACTATAATTGGAGTTGTCATAACAATCATCGTTTCAAAGATAATGAGCCGAAGAATCTTAAAGCCGATTAATAATGTAATAAAAACGGCAAAAAGCATTTCAACGGATGACCTGAGCAAGAGAATAGAAATACCAAAAGAGGAAGACGAGCTGCAGAATTTGACGCTTATTATAAATGAAATGCTTGATAGGCTGGAAACTTCATTTGAAAATCAGACGAAATTTGTATCAGACGCTTCACACGAACTGCGTACACCGCTTGCAATAATAAAAGGTTATGCGGAAATTATACGAAAACGTGGAACTGCTGATATTGACATCTTTGTGGAATCGATTGATTCGATAATAAGTGAAACTGACAATATGCGTAATTTAATCCAAAAACTTTTATTTTTGGCTAAAGGTGAGATTACAAAAATTAATACAAAATTTATAGATATTGATGCAAATGAAATGGTGCATCAGATTCATTCTGATACAGTAGTTTCAACTAAAACGCATAGTTTTCATCTGGAAATGGGAGAAAATTATAAAATTAAAGGAGATGAAACATTGCTTCAGCAGGCAATCAGAGCCTTAATTGAAAATGCTGCAAAATATTCAGAACCAAACACAAATATTTATATAAAATCTTTCATAAAAGATGGATTTGGCTGGATTTCAATTCAAGATGAGGGAGTTGGAATTTCTGATGAAGATGCAAAAAGAATTTTTGACAGATTTTACAGGGTTGACCTGTCGAGAACAAAGGCAACTGGTGGAACTGGACTGGGACTTGCGATAGTAAAACGGATTGTAGAGATTCATAATGGAAGAATTGAAATTAATTCCAAAATGAATAAGGGAACGGAAATTTCAATTGTACTGCCAATTGGAGAAACTGATACAGCTGTTTCAGAAGAAACGGCAAAAAATGTCAAAAAGAACAAATTGGAAAAAAAGGCTGTTTTCAGTTTTTTAAAAAAAGAAAGCGAAAAAGAAAATAAAAGAAAAAATAAAAAGAATAGGAAGGAAGTATAA
- the glmM gene encoding phosphoglucosamine mutase, which translates to MARKYFGTDGMRGEANKDLTIDLVTRLGLALGYYLKKHRKKAGKPKIILGTDTRISGYMIRSALTAGLNSMGVNIDFVGVLPTPGVCYLTRKLKADAGIMISASHNPVKDNGIKIFSQNGYKLPDSVEEELEKLMEKKDELLKHQVPGDDLGTFKYVEDDMRIYLDYLTSTVKTSFSKLRIVIDTANGAAYRVASKVFQNLGADVIVINNIPNGKNINVNCGSTHPELLQEVVKVYKADLGLAYDGDADRLIAVDNTGAIINGDLIIAIIAEYMQKRGLLNDNKVVTTVLSNMGFEKYLDEKGIGLIRANVGDRYVLEKMKEYGLNIGGEQSGHILMLDYNTTGDGVLSSIQLVAAILESGKTLHELVKGIKLWPQDSKNIFVAKEKKATWETNKELIDFIKAKEKEIAGKGRILVRASGTESLIRVMVEAESQKIVDKYVAELSKKVEETLC; encoded by the coding sequence ATGGCTAGAAAATATTTTGGAACCGATGGAATGAGAGGGGAAGCCAACAAAGACTTGACAATCGACTTAGTTACCCGTCTAGGACTTGCTCTTGGATATTATTTAAAAAAACATAGAAAAAAAGCTGGCAAGCCAAAAATTATTCTTGGAACTGACACAAGAATTTCAGGTTATATGATTCGTTCAGCGCTTACTGCCGGATTAAATTCTATGGGTGTGAATATTGACTTTGTAGGAGTGCTGCCTACTCCAGGAGTTTGCTATTTAACTAGAAAATTAAAGGCTGACGCAGGAATTATGATTTCAGCTTCACATAATCCTGTAAAGGACAATGGAATAAAAATATTCAGTCAAAATGGCTATAAACTGCCTGATTCTGTTGAAGAGGAACTTGAAAAATTAATGGAAAAAAAAGATGAACTTTTAAAACATCAAGTCCCAGGTGATGATTTAGGAACATTTAAATATGTGGAAGATGATATGAGAATCTATTTGGATTACCTTACTTCTACTGTAAAAACTAGTTTTTCAAAATTGCGAATTGTAATTGATACAGCAAATGGAGCCGCTTATAGAGTTGCTTCAAAAGTTTTTCAAAATTTAGGAGCGGACGTTATCGTAATTAATAATATTCCAAATGGAAAAAATATTAATGTGAATTGCGGATCTACACATCCAGAACTTCTTCAAGAAGTTGTCAAGGTTTATAAGGCTGATTTAGGGCTTGCTTATGATGGAGATGCTGACAGGCTGATTGCTGTCGATAATACTGGTGCAATTATAAATGGAGATTTGATTATTGCGATTATTGCTGAATATATGCAAAAGAGAGGGCTTTTGAACGACAATAAGGTCGTGACAACTGTTCTTAGCAATATGGGATTTGAAAAATACTTGGATGAAAAGGGAATCGGATTAATTCGTGCAAATGTTGGAGATAGATACGTTCTTGAAAAGATGAAGGAATATGGACTGAACATCGGTGGGGAGCAGTCTGGACATATTCTGATGCTTGACTACAACACGACTGGAGATGGAGTTTTATCATCAATTCAGCTTGTTGCAGCTATTTTAGAAAGTGGAAAAACATTGCATGAACTTGTAAAAGGAATTAAATTATGGCCTCAAGATTCTAAGAATATCTTTGTTGCAAAAGAGAAAAAAGCAACTTGGGAAACAAATAAGGAATTAATTGACTTTATTAAGGCAAAGGAAAAAGAAATCGCTGGAAAAGGTAGAATTTTAGTAAGGGCTTCGGGAACAGAATCACTTATAAGAGTAATGGTTGAAGCAGAAAGCCAAAAAATTGTTGATAAATACGTAGCAGAATTAAGTAAAAAAGTGGAAGAAACACTTTGTTAA
- a CDS encoding gamma-glutamyl-gamma-aminobutyrate hydrolase family protein — translation MKKPIIGISSNILGLEKGLFAGYKRAYVDVSYINAVINAGGIPHLLPLNEYEDVIEEFVKNVDGIILTGGNDVFPLLYGEEPKEKLGEIFPERDKFDSLLIRYAITYKKPIFGICRGMQIANVECGGSLYQDLSYNENVSIKHFQKARAHTPTHSITVASNCFLSDIYPEGIGFINSYHHQTINKLAQGFVVTAKSTDGVIEAIENISDEIFIVGVQWHPEMMAINDETAQKLFKKFVNEVNSRKKN, via the coding sequence ATGAAAAAACCTATTATCGGGATTTCCAGCAATATACTTGGACTGGAAAAAGGGCTTTTTGCTGGATATAAGCGTGCTTATGTTGATGTTTCCTATATCAATGCCGTAATAAATGCTGGTGGTATACCACATCTTCTACCTTTAAACGAGTATGAGGATGTTATTGAGGAATTTGTAAAAAATGTAGATGGAATAATTTTAACTGGAGGAAATGATGTTTTTCCGCTTCTTTATGGGGAAGAGCCAAAAGAGAAGCTTGGAGAAATATTTCCTGAACGTGATAAATTTGACTCGCTTCTTATCCGTTATGCAATAACTTATAAAAAGCCAATTTTCGGAATTTGCCGTGGAATGCAGATAGCCAATGTTGAATGTGGAGGTTCCCTTTATCAGGACCTTTCCTACAATGAAAATGTTTCAATAAAGCATTTTCAGAAAGCTAGAGCCCACACTCCGACTCACTCCATTACTGTGGCAAGCAACTGCTTTTTAAGCGACATTTATCCTGAAGGAATTGGATTTATAAACAGCTACCATCATCAGACAATAAATAAGCTGGCACAAGGATTTGTTGTAACGGCAAAAAGTACAGACGGAGTAATAGAAGCAATTGAAAATATTTCAGATGAAATTTTTATCGTTGGAGTTCAATGGCATCCAGAAATGATGGCAATTAATGATGAAACTGCACAAAAGTTATTTAAAAAATTTGTAAATGAAGTAAATTCAAGGAAGAAAAATTAA
- the rpmG gene encoding 50S ribosomal protein L33, translated as MRVQVILECTETKLRHYVTTKNKKTHPERLEMRKYNPVLKRHSLYREVK; from the coding sequence ATGAGAGTACAAGTTATTTTGGAATGCACTGAAACTAAGTTGAGACACTATGTGACAACTAAAAACAAAAAAACTCATCCTGAAAGATTAGAGATGAGAAAATATAATCCAGTGCTTAAAAGACATTCTCTTTACAGAGAAGTTAAATAA
- the secE gene encoding preprotein translocase subunit SecE — translation MSKFNLKEVFGNLREEYKKIYWPDKIEVYHVTVIVILMTAFIALYTVLFDTAFNFVLAKISDALRNILGGA, via the coding sequence ATGAGTAAATTTAATTTAAAAGAAGTTTTTGGAAATTTACGTGAAGAATATAAAAAAATATACTGGCCTGATAAAATTGAAGTTTATCATGTTACTGTGATTGTAATTTTGATGACAGCGTTTATAGCATTATATACAGTGCTTTTTGATACAGCCTTTAATTTTGTGCTGGCAAAAATAAGTGATGCTTTGAGAAATATTTTAGGAGGCGCGTAA
- the nusG gene encoding transcription termination/antitermination protein NusG — translation MTETKERIEDEVVYEKKWYIIHTYSGYEKKVAADLEKRIESLDLTDRVFRILVPEEEVLEEKRGKMVKVPRKLFPSYVMIEMRSVREENELGLGYRVDSDAWYVIRNTNGVTGFVGVGSDPIPLSDEEASDLLAKVGMDVDGENAPRIGIDFKVGEVVAIRGGSFDGQQGEISEIDYEHGKVKVMLEVLGRLTPVEVEHTEIAKIDY, via the coding sequence GTGACTGAAACGAAAGAAAGAATTGAAGATGAAGTTGTATACGAGAAAAAATGGTATATAATTCACACTTATTCTGGCTATGAAAAAAAAGTAGCGGCTGACCTTGAAAAAAGAATAGAGTCGCTTGACTTGACAGACAGAGTGTTTAGAATCTTGGTGCCTGAAGAAGAGGTGCTGGAAGAAAAACGCGGAAAAATGGTAAAAGTTCCAAGAAAACTTTTTCCAAGCTATGTAATGATAGAAATGCGTTCTGTTAGGGAAGAAAATGAGCTGGGACTAGGATACCGTGTTGACAGTGATGCCTGGTATGTAATAAGAAATACCAATGGAGTTACTGGATTTGTAGGTGTTGGAAGTGATCCTATACCGTTGTCAGATGAAGAAGCCTCGGATTTGCTGGCTAAAGTGGGAATGGACGTTGACGGGGAAAATGCTCCAAGAATCGGTATTGACTTTAAAGTTGGCGAAGTTGTTGCGATACGAGGAGGTTCGTTTGACGGGCAGCAAGGAGAAATTTCAGAAATTGACTATGAACACGGTAAAGTAAAAGTGATGCTTGAAGTATTGGGGCGTTTGACTCCTGTAGAAGTAGAGCATACAGAAATAGCAAAAATTGACTATTAA
- the rplK gene encoding 50S ribosomal protein L11 has translation MAKEVIGKIKLQLEAGKANPAPPVGPALGQHGVNIAEFCKSFNAQTQDKMGFVIPVEITVYADRSFTFVLKTPPASDLLKKAAKVQKGAGNSIKEVAGTITKAQLQEIAETKLPDLNAGSVEAAMNIIAGTARSMGIKISE, from the coding sequence ATGGCTAAAGAAGTAATCGGAAAGATTAAATTACAATTAGAAGCAGGGAAAGCGAATCCTGCACCACCAGTAGGACCTGCGTTAGGACAACATGGGGTAAATATTGCAGAATTCTGTAAATCATTTAATGCACAGACACAAGATAAAATGGGATTTGTAATTCCTGTGGAAATTACTGTTTATGCAGATAGAAGTTTTACATTCGTTTTAAAAACGCCACCTGCATCAGACTTGTTAAAAAAAGCGGCTAAAGTTCAGAAAGGTGCTGGAAATTCTATAAAAGAAGTTGCTGGAACTATAACTAAAGCTCAATTACAAGAAATTGCAGAAACTAAATTACCAGATTTGAATGCTGGATCAGTTGAAGCGGCTATGAACATTATTGCAGGAACTGCAAGAAGCATGGGAATTAAAATTTCTGAATAA
- the rplA gene encoding 50S ribosomal protein L1, whose product MAKRGKRYNDISQKVDKMKVYTPEEALELIFDTKSAKFVETVELAIRLGVDPRHADQQVRGTVSLPNGTGKTVRILVITSGENIDKALAAGADFAGDDEYINKIQNGWLDFDLVIATPDMMPKLGRLGRILGTKGLMPNPKSGTVTTNVEQTVQEFKKGKVAFKVDKLGSIHLPIGKVDFTKEAVVENFKVALDQIIKLKPAASKGQYLRTVAISLTMGPGIKIDPLLAGAFVAK is encoded by the coding sequence ATGGCAAAAAGAGGAAAAAGATATAACGACATTTCTCAAAAAGTAGATAAAATGAAAGTTTACACACCAGAAGAAGCGTTGGAATTAATTTTCGACACGAAAAGCGCTAAGTTTGTGGAAACAGTGGAATTAGCAATAAGATTGGGAGTAGATCCAAGACATGCTGACCAGCAAGTAAGAGGTACAGTTTCATTACCAAACGGTACAGGTAAAACTGTAAGAATCTTAGTTATCACAAGTGGAGAAAACATTGACAAAGCATTAGCTGCAGGAGCGGATTTTGCTGGAGATGACGAATATATTAACAAAATTCAAAATGGATGGCTAGATTTTGATTTAGTAATCGCTACACCTGATATGATGCCTAAATTAGGAAGATTAGGAAGAATCTTAGGAACAAAAGGATTAATGCCTAACCCTAAATCAGGAACAGTTACAACAAATGTTGAACAAACAGTTCAAGAATTTAAAAAAGGAAAAGTTGCGTTTAAAGTTGATAAATTAGGATCGATTCACTTGCCAATCGGAAAAGTTGACTTTACAAAAGAAGCTGTCGTAGAAAACTTTAAAGTTGCATTAGATCAAATTATCAAATTAAAACCAGCTGCTTCAAAAGGGCAATATTTAAGAACAGTTGCAATCTCATTAACTATGGGGCCTGGAATTAAAATAGATCCATTATTAGCTGGAGCATTTGTAGCTAAATAG
- the rplJ gene encoding 50S ribosomal protein L10 gives MPAQAKLEAVKGLVEKLKEAKAVVFVDYKGISVNEDTELRKTARESGVEYFVAKNRLFKIALKEAGFDTNVDDLLEGTTSFALGYEDGVAPSKLIFDFGKKLKDKLTIKGGLLESERVDVSTVEALAKLPSRDELLGQIAYGLLSPVRMLAVALTNVAEQKGTGEPTAE, from the coding sequence TTGCCAGCACAAGCAAAATTAGAAGCGGTAAAAGGTTTAGTTGAAAAATTAAAAGAAGCTAAAGCAGTAGTATTTGTTGATTATAAAGGGATCAGCGTTAATGAAGATACTGAACTTCGTAAAACGGCTAGAGAATCTGGAGTAGAGTACTTTGTTGCTAAAAACAGATTATTTAAAATAGCGTTGAAAGAAGCAGGATTTGATACAAATGTTGATGATCTGTTAGAAGGTACTACATCATTTGCATTAGGATATGAAGATGGAGTTGCGCCATCTAAATTAATCTTTGATTTTGGGAAAAAATTAAAAGATAAATTAACAATCAAAGGTGGATTGCTAGAATCTGAAAGAGTTGATGTATCAACTGTGGAAGCATTGGCTAAATTACCATCAAGAGACGAATTACTTGGTCAAATTGCTTATGGATTGCTGTCGCCAGTTAGAATGTTGGCTGTTGCATTAACAAATGTCGCAGAACAAAAAGGAACTGGAGAACCAACGGCAGAGTAA
- the rplL gene encoding 50S ribosomal protein L7/L12, producing the protein MAFNKEQFIEDLKAMSVLELKEVVEAIEETFGVSAQPVAVAGGAVAGGAAAEEKTEFDVILVSAGAAKLAVIKEVRGITGLGLKEAKELVEAGGKAVKEGVAKEEAEALKAQLEGAGATVELK; encoded by the coding sequence ATGGCATTTAATAAAGAACAATTTATAGAAGATTTAAAAGCTATGTCTGTATTAGAATTAAAAGAAGTAGTTGAAGCTATCGAAGAAACATTTGGAGTATCAGCTCAACCAGTAGCAGTTGCAGGAGGTGCAGTGGCAGGAGGCGCAGCAGCTGAAGAAAAAACTGAATTTGATGTAATCTTAGTATCAGCAGGAGCAGCTAAATTAGCAGTAATTAAAGAAGTAAGAGGAATTACTGGATTAGGACTTAAAGAAGCCAAAGAATTAGTTGAAGCTGGTGGAAAAGCAGTTAAAGAAGGAGTTGCTAAAGAAGAAGCTGAAGCATTAAAAGCTCAATTAGAAGGTGCAGGAGCAACTGTAGAATTAAAATAG